From Streptomyces sp. NBC_00370, a single genomic window includes:
- a CDS encoding lytic polysaccharide monooxygenase auxiliary activity family 9 protein — translation MHRKRKIAAAVGAVLAPVLALSLPASSASAHGYISSPPSRQAQCAAGTVSCGDITYEPQSVEGPKGLTSCSGGNERFADLDDDAKGWTVTPVQQTTEFKWTLTAQHSTSTWQYFVGGQEIAEFDDNGAQPGATVTHRVNFGSLTGKQKVLAVWNIADTANAFYACIDVNVGG, via the coding sequence ATGCACCGGAAAAGGAAGATCGCCGCTGCCGTCGGCGCGGTTCTGGCCCCGGTACTCGCCCTGAGTCTGCCGGCGAGTTCCGCGAGTGCCCACGGTTACATCTCCTCGCCCCCCAGCCGGCAGGCCCAGTGCGCCGCCGGCACCGTCAGCTGCGGTGACATCACCTACGAACCGCAGAGCGTGGAAGGCCCCAAGGGGCTGACCAGCTGCAGCGGGGGCAACGAACGGTTCGCCGATCTCGACGACGACGCCAAGGGGTGGACGGTCACCCCCGTCCAGCAGACCACCGAGTTCAAGTGGACCCTGACGGCGCAGCACTCCACGAGCACCTGGCAGTACTTCGTCGGCGGCCAGGAGATCGCGGAGTTCGACGACAACGGGGCCCAGCCGGGTGCCACCGTCACCCACCGGGTGAACTTCGGTTCGCTGACCGGGAAGCAGAAGGTCCTCGCGGTGTGGAACATCGCGGACACGGCGAACGCGTTCTACGCCTGCATCGACGTCAACGTCGGCGGCTGA